A region from the Lentisphaera profundi genome encodes:
- a CDS encoding GH36-type glycosyl hydrolase domain-containing protein, with product MKEIKYRYEHTLGFSEFRNETGMHLRLLQDGSFYSIENDDVMVNLFMGNVFDGSINNIYLRVKEGSTITSKPLINKDALLAQSTSDNAISYTGSALGCKYHLDFRLAPQSNQWFWTATVENTGSTKKDIDFIYIQDAGVAAKGASLNNEAYVSQYIDHTIISDENTGQLICSRQNLKQHTGFPFLMSGALDGAESFITDGMQFFGLEYKESSQPAALSQKKLASIRKQGEFSLHGLQSKTYSIEANTSASCTFFASFSVDHPEICSDADLALFTSAQEEFAKLSEVHLEDHKSTSHQNIFDRGDFFPSEDLNDDDIEKYFSSDLRNLENINGKKAAFFYGEDSRHVVLKHKEIHCERPHGHIIRSGEELAPSDEAIASTCWMAGVFNSQVTFGNTSFNKAIGIVRGWLNIQRASGQRIFVKVNDNWQQLRMPSAFEIRLNACRWIYKSAEETIIVTTQSAISDAVVVTNIEVESGRDLEFIISNNIIMGVNEYANETVGRQAEGRLTLFPGHDYFGKNKYPKSRFDISVKDGQVASQFKGDQVLFNDGEFKNYPYASISTDATNSFEIVLTGTITDDIKADANAKKYTAADFDTSIFSKEADAYWSKLNNNARLFGNKNPAVEKISELIPWLQHNAMIHYTKPYGLEQYSGAAWGTRDVCQGPVELLLAFGKTDAVKDVILEVYKHQYEQNGEWPQWFMFDKFFDIQQAHAHGDIIVWPLKALCDYVEYSNDFSILDEKIAYTNIEGFNFTDKEETLFEHINKELDNIRKSFIGDTKLISYGDGDWNDSLQPANPEMREKLVSVWTVELLYQTLSRYTVVCEKAGKTELAEELAQICAQMKIDFNEYLVKDDLTAGFAFFNSPDDVELLLHPQDKSTGVKYRLLPAIRGIISEIFDPEQAENHSEMIADKLLFADGVHLMDPPPQYTGGISKSFQRAETATFVGREIGNHYVHAHLRYMEAMAKLGKAEELMTAMQVVNPVNIQDSFESAEIRQSNCYFSSSDADYNDRYEAQDTVEELRSGQVKSKGGWRIYSSGPGIYVNLLITRVLGIRRFYEDFVIDPVLPAELDGLNFNFDIDGKPVVFQYNKATEKKVILNGQELQLNTSSDNPYRDGGLKTKWSKFRSLLNDESNIVEVYS from the coding sequence ATGAAAGAAATCAAATATCGCTACGAACACACTTTGGGATTTAGCGAATTCCGCAATGAAACAGGCATGCACCTACGTTTACTCCAAGATGGCAGTTTCTATAGTATTGAAAATGATGATGTCATGGTCAATCTATTTATGGGCAACGTTTTCGATGGATCGATTAACAATATTTATCTCCGTGTAAAAGAAGGTTCCACGATCACAAGTAAGCCTTTAATCAATAAAGATGCCTTATTAGCACAGTCGACAAGTGATAATGCCATTTCCTATACAGGTTCCGCCTTGGGCTGTAAGTATCACTTAGATTTCCGTCTCGCGCCACAAAGCAATCAATGGTTCTGGACCGCAACAGTAGAAAATACCGGTTCAACAAAGAAAGATATCGACTTCATCTATATCCAAGATGCGGGCGTCGCGGCCAAAGGCGCATCACTTAATAACGAGGCCTATGTTTCTCAATACATAGATCACACCATCATCAGTGACGAAAATACGGGTCAATTAATTTGCTCAAGACAAAACCTTAAGCAACACACCGGTTTTCCTTTCCTTATGTCTGGTGCCTTAGATGGTGCAGAAAGCTTCATTACCGACGGTATGCAGTTCTTTGGCCTCGAGTACAAAGAAAGTAGTCAGCCTGCCGCCCTCAGTCAGAAAAAATTAGCATCCATTCGCAAACAAGGTGAATTTTCACTTCATGGACTACAGTCAAAAACTTATTCTATTGAAGCCAATACGAGTGCTAGTTGTACTTTCTTCGCCTCCTTTTCAGTGGATCATCCAGAAATATGTTCCGATGCGGATTTAGCTTTATTCACTTCAGCACAAGAAGAGTTCGCCAAACTAAGTGAAGTTCATTTAGAAGATCATAAAAGTACTTCTCATCAAAACATTTTTGATCGTGGAGATTTCTTCCCAAGTGAAGATCTCAATGATGATGATATTGAAAAATACTTTTCTTCAGACCTCCGTAATCTAGAAAATATCAATGGCAAAAAAGCCGCCTTTTTCTATGGTGAGGATAGCCGTCACGTTGTCTTAAAACACAAAGAAATCCATTGCGAACGCCCTCATGGTCACATCATCCGTTCTGGCGAAGAACTCGCCCCATCAGATGAAGCCATTGCTTCAACTTGCTGGATGGCAGGTGTCTTTAACTCACAGGTTACTTTTGGTAATACCTCATTTAATAAAGCTATTGGCATTGTTCGTGGTTGGCTCAATATACAACGCGCTTCGGGTCAGCGAATTTTTGTTAAAGTCAATGATAACTGGCAGCAATTGCGCATGCCATCCGCTTTCGAAATACGTTTGAATGCTTGTCGCTGGATATATAAGAGTGCAGAAGAAACTATTATTGTAACAACTCAGTCTGCTATTTCCGATGCAGTTGTGGTGACTAATATTGAAGTCGAATCCGGACGTGACCTAGAGTTCATTATAAGTAACAATATTATCATGGGTGTTAATGAATACGCCAATGAAACGGTGGGACGCCAAGCAGAAGGTCGCCTCACTTTATTTCCTGGACACGATTACTTTGGTAAAAATAAGTACCCAAAAAGCCGTTTTGATATATCGGTAAAAGATGGACAAGTCGCGAGCCAATTTAAGGGTGATCAAGTGCTCTTTAATGATGGCGAATTTAAAAACTATCCCTATGCCAGTATTTCGACTGACGCTACAAATTCTTTTGAAATAGTGCTCACGGGTACAATTACTGATGACATTAAAGCCGATGCCAATGCCAAGAAATACACCGCGGCAGATTTTGACACCAGTATTTTTTCCAAAGAAGCCGATGCTTATTGGAGCAAACTCAATAATAACGCCCGCCTCTTTGGCAATAAAAACCCTGCTGTAGAAAAAATATCCGAGCTAATCCCATGGTTGCAGCACAATGCCATGATTCACTACACTAAGCCCTATGGACTTGAGCAATATTCAGGGGCGGCCTGGGGAACTAGAGATGTTTGCCAAGGACCCGTAGAACTCCTTTTAGCCTTTGGGAAAACTGATGCGGTAAAAGATGTCATCCTCGAAGTTTACAAGCATCAGTATGAGCAAAATGGCGAATGGCCACAATGGTTCATGTTTGATAAATTCTTTGATATTCAACAGGCACACGCTCATGGTGATATCATTGTATGGCCTCTAAAAGCCCTTTGCGACTATGTGGAGTACTCAAATGACTTCAGTATTCTCGATGAGAAAATTGCTTATACTAATATTGAAGGCTTTAACTTCACTGATAAAGAAGAAACTCTTTTTGAGCATATTAATAAAGAACTCGATAATATTCGCAAGTCTTTTATAGGTGATACCAAGCTCATAAGTTACGGCGATGGTGACTGGAATGATTCACTTCAGCCTGCTAATCCAGAGATGCGCGAAAAACTCGTTTCGGTTTGGACCGTAGAATTACTTTACCAAACACTCAGTCGCTACACAGTCGTTTGTGAGAAAGCTGGCAAAACAGAACTTGCCGAAGAACTCGCTCAAATCTGCGCTCAAATGAAAATTGATTTCAATGAGTACCTCGTAAAGGATGATCTCACCGCGGGTTTTGCCTTCTTTAATTCTCCTGATGATGTTGAATTACTACTTCACCCACAAGATAAGAGCACGGGTGTGAAGTATAGACTTTTACCTGCTATACGCGGTATCATCTCTGAAATATTTGATCCTGAGCAAGCTGAAAATCACAGCGAAATGATTGCCGACAAACTTCTTTTTGCTGATGGCGTTCATCTCATGGATCCTCCACCACAGTATACTGGGGGCATTTCCAAATCTTTCCAACGTGCGGAAACCGCAACTTTTGTCGGTCGCGAAATTGGCAATCACTATGTCCACGCTCATTTACGGTACATGGAAGCCATGGCAAAGCTCGGCAAAGCCGAAGAATTGATGACCGCTATGCAAGTGGTGAATCCCGTCAACATTCAAGATTCTTTTGAATCGGCCGAAATCCGTCAGTCCAACTGTTATTTCTCTAGTTCTGATGCCGATTATAACGATCGCTATGAAGCTCAAGATACTGTGGAAGAACTGCGCTCAGGTCAAGTAAAGTCTAAGGGTGGATGGAGAATATATTCATCAGGCCCTGGTATCTATGTAAACCTCTTGATCACTCGCGTACTAGGCATTCGTCGTTTCTACGAAGATTTTGTTATTGATCCAGTATTGCCTGCCGAACTCGATGGCTTAAACTTCAATTTCGATATTGATGGCAAGCCCGTTGTTTTCCAATACAACAAAGCCACAGAGAAGAAAGTTATACTCAATGGTCAAGAACTTCAGTTAAATACCTCTAGCGATAATCCCTACCGTGATGGGGGATTAAAAACTAAATGGTCCAAGTTCAGATCTTTACTCAATGATGAGTCCAATATCGTTGAAGTTTATAGCTAA
- a CDS encoding EI24 domain-containing protein: MEHDGQAQVLTQQEIILSALDRVIKRESSLSLLKGGLKLFSRDKQLFAKYAFGVTICLFASVSLAFAFYFAFQFFGKESLEAMVQGQINWPKWLSWLSTPEQWIRDFGELIILAITYLLIVYFSVRLAFLFMIYWTDEMVASVMKISRNRPPTPFSFKWLFRLLKTGMRLTLRTLGVGLLFFCLSWIPFIGYPIFLLGVAWSSGKDIMATVVMVYAEEEIEVPKLCEMRFKDSARLGWLFCLVYSIPLIGILFMPLLYMLQVCAFTFAVECEMRSIAGVNDEGQKLLK, from the coding sequence ATGGAGCATGATGGGCAAGCCCAAGTACTGACACAACAAGAAATTATTCTATCGGCTTTAGATAGAGTTATTAAAAGAGAAAGCAGCCTCAGTTTATTGAAGGGGGGCTTAAAGTTATTTTCTCGCGATAAACAATTATTTGCCAAATACGCATTTGGTGTGACGATTTGTTTATTCGCCTCCGTATCCTTAGCATTTGCTTTTTACTTTGCCTTTCAATTCTTTGGCAAAGAATCATTAGAAGCCATGGTCCAGGGACAAATTAATTGGCCTAAATGGTTGTCCTGGCTCAGTACCCCAGAGCAATGGATACGTGATTTTGGTGAACTCATAATCCTCGCTATTACTTATTTGCTCATCGTTTATTTTTCTGTACGCCTAGCTTTTTTATTCATGATTTACTGGACGGATGAAATGGTGGCCTCGGTGATGAAAATTAGTCGAAATCGACCGCCAACGCCCTTTAGTTTTAAATGGTTGTTTCGCCTATTAAAAACAGGTATGCGCTTAACTTTGAGAACTCTTGGTGTGGGCTTACTCTTCTTTTGTTTAAGTTGGATTCCCTTTATTGGTTACCCGATATTTTTATTGGGTGTGGCTTGGAGTTCGGGTAAGGATATTATGGCAACAGTCGTGATGGTTTACGCAGAGGAAGAAATAGAAGTACCTAAACTCTGTGAAATGCGCTTCAAAGATTCAGCCCGACTAGGCTGGTTATTTTGCCTGGTCTATTCAATTCCACTCATAGGCATACTCTTTATGCCTTTGCTATATATGCTACAGGTTTGCGCCTTTACTTTTGCAGTGGAATGTGAGATGCGTTCTATTGCAGGTGTTAATGATGAGGGGCAAAAACTCTTGAAGTAA
- the serB gene encoding phosphoserine phosphatase SerB, with protein sequence MKYDFFLITPFNDSASSKSAVEYFFQSREMDFTLAEEKNNDIYNCFIYHLELEDEKIKILQEQLLTKLQENSKSDGVILPRDYFKNQSGFIAFDMDSTLIECECIDELAVKAGVGDEVKKVTAAAMRGELDFSESFVKRLSLLDGLKLSALDELKDELPLMAGMESLVTKLVASPWKTAVFSGGFTYFADSLQERFGFDYVRANVLECGPEALTGKHIGGIVDSQVKKESLLELAAKENIDPAFTVAVGDGANDLPMIHTSGQGFAFHAKPIVCAEAPNAVKNCDLSALEFILNL encoded by the coding sequence ATGAAATACGACTTCTTTTTAATTACCCCTTTCAATGATTCAGCCTCCTCAAAATCAGCAGTAGAATATTTTTTCCAATCGAGAGAAATGGATTTTACTTTAGCGGAAGAAAAAAATAACGATATTTACAACTGCTTTATCTATCATCTCGAACTAGAAGACGAGAAAATTAAAATCCTTCAAGAGCAATTGCTTACAAAGCTCCAGGAAAATTCTAAATCGGATGGAGTTATCCTGCCGAGAGATTATTTCAAAAACCAAAGTGGCTTTATTGCTTTTGATATGGATTCAACTTTAATTGAATGCGAATGCATTGATGAACTCGCGGTAAAAGCTGGTGTTGGTGACGAAGTGAAAAAAGTTACTGCTGCTGCCATGCGTGGGGAACTCGATTTTTCAGAAAGTTTCGTGAAACGTTTAAGTCTTTTAGATGGCTTGAAACTCTCCGCCTTAGATGAATTAAAAGATGAGCTCCCGCTAATGGCAGGAATGGAAAGCTTGGTGACAAAACTTGTGGCAAGTCCTTGGAAAACGGCTGTTTTTTCTGGTGGCTTCACTTATTTTGCGGATTCTTTACAAGAGCGTTTTGGTTTTGATTATGTACGAGCCAATGTCTTAGAGTGTGGCCCAGAAGCTCTCACAGGTAAGCACATTGGTGGCATTGTCGATAGCCAAGTCAAAAAAGAAAGTTTGCTCGAGCTTGCAGCTAAAGAAAATATTGATCCTGCTTTTACTGTAGCAGTGGGCGATGGCGCCAATGACTTACCCATGATTCATACTTCAGGTCAAGGTTTTGCCTTCCATGCAAAACCTATAGTTTGCGCGGAAGCTCCAAATGCTGTGAAAAATTGTGACCTTTCTGCCTTGGAGTTCATTTTAAATCTCTAA
- a CDS encoding DnaJ-like cysteine-rich domain-containing protein, whose product MRVLLLLLVSLTVISQEDLSHYKKAMTFKSSWTLYKNAPDNYASYKAFSKSIEDLEASEIKAAAYAYSILGAYFQNKVEYGAITHQKLSDLSQEIGDDKWQGFCRVEQFGDECSVCEGSSEKKRACKKCNGTKTCRNGECRKGQIISLEKIDGKFEEVSTDCSICEASGFCQACGGSGVYKIPCNICRGFGYLLNKMKVREKFKDGLVDMDALVANHILEGFSQDQLAKGKIKRGDRWYTLEEINKMDKSSQLKAERSMLEQRKREQNQRTGELRAKRDKKFNSLENDSILEPEKAKKIIENDFSDEADPVKINLLNIYLKQANLIIKATESENKGLELEAIKLLKEAQKIRDHEVLRSRIRKLKLENLGL is encoded by the coding sequence ATGCGCGTACTTTTACTTCTCCTTGTTTCACTCACAGTTATTTCTCAAGAAGATTTAAGTCATTATAAAAAAGCAATGACTTTTAAATCATCGTGGACTCTCTATAAAAATGCTCCTGATAACTATGCCTCATACAAAGCCTTTTCAAAAAGTATTGAAGACTTAGAAGCATCTGAAATAAAAGCTGCTGCTTATGCTTATTCTATACTCGGTGCCTACTTCCAAAACAAAGTTGAATACGGGGCTATTACTCATCAGAAACTGAGTGACTTGAGTCAGGAAATTGGTGATGATAAATGGCAAGGATTCTGTCGCGTCGAGCAATTTGGCGATGAGTGTTCTGTTTGTGAAGGCTCATCAGAAAAGAAACGAGCCTGTAAAAAATGCAATGGCACAAAAACCTGTCGAAATGGTGAGTGTCGTAAGGGGCAGATTATTAGCCTAGAAAAAATAGATGGCAAATTTGAGGAAGTGAGTACGGATTGCTCCATTTGTGAAGCTTCGGGTTTTTGCCAAGCATGTGGGGGTAGTGGGGTATATAAGATCCCATGTAATATTTGCCGTGGTTTTGGTTACTTGCTCAATAAAATGAAAGTGAGAGAGAAGTTTAAAGATGGTTTAGTCGATATGGATGCCCTCGTAGCGAATCACATTCTTGAAGGTTTTTCCCAAGATCAGTTAGCCAAAGGCAAAATCAAACGCGGTGATCGTTGGTACACGCTGGAAGAAATTAATAAAATGGATAAGAGCTCGCAACTTAAAGCTGAACGAAGCATGCTGGAGCAGCGTAAGCGCGAGCAAAATCAACGCACTGGTGAACTTCGTGCGAAAAGAGATAAAAAATTTAACTCCCTCGAAAATGATTCGATCCTAGAACCTGAAAAAGCTAAAAAAATAATTGAGAATGATTTTTCTGACGAGGCCGATCCAGTTAAAATCAATTTGCTCAATATTTATCTTAAACAGGCAAACCTAATTATTAAGGCTACGGAGTCAGAAAATAAAGGGCTTGAATTAGAAGCCATTAAATTATTAAAAGAAGCTCAAAAAATCCGCGATCACGAAGTTTTACGGAGCAGAATAAGAAAACTTAAATTGGAGAATTTGGGACTATGA
- a CDS encoding DUF3592 domain-containing protein has translation MSKKNSTFGNIFLAIFGLPFLAAGLFVMFLGIKPAYQNHLAKDWLEVPAVLTELKLDGHGDSVKVVAEYTYEYQGKSYSSDKVAFNMTTGNVSKYHQELYATLNNANAGQVSCYINPDNPQEVILDRSLRLKMLLFMIPFGLVFALVGGGIICAAIFSGKKSKKEQLLAAQFPDEPWKKNKKWHSSIILADSSSGVWVLFCIAVFMNLFMMPFWAGILNSDKKVPWFAYGIIGLFQLIAFGLVGTFIYHFIRNKKYGKVNFHMETYPGVIGGACKGLIKIPMEVQAMDGFKITLKNIHQYTTGSGKNRSTHKDVLWEDSKIIKANNNTNSYFSTELPVEFEIPSGGRISQSDGDTKYWELKATADTPGVDFSEEFKIPVYVTEESEDRPVEVFEEKRLAESDYDLETNLKKNKIKMQSMTQGLLISIPAMRSLSAVFFSFIFLCGTGTGMAYAIKSNEYFVMFIVGIFFMVSLFIFYFSTFVRRELALKGEKLMIKQTHPLGTKLIECTRDEVKLDVACSMETNGKPSAWRLSVKAKGKKLTVVGNCKDQDLLKALKYKILKHNKAPENTEAL, from the coding sequence ATGAGTAAAAAAAACAGCACGTTTGGAAATATATTTTTAGCGATTTTTGGTTTGCCATTTTTAGCGGCAGGCTTATTTGTGATGTTCTTAGGGATTAAGCCGGCTTATCAAAATCATCTCGCTAAAGACTGGCTAGAAGTTCCTGCCGTACTTACGGAGCTCAAATTAGATGGCCATGGTGATTCGGTGAAAGTGGTAGCTGAATATACTTATGAATATCAAGGTAAAAGCTACTCATCTGACAAAGTGGCCTTTAATATGACTACGGGCAATGTCTCGAAGTATCATCAAGAATTATACGCAACATTAAATAATGCTAATGCCGGGCAAGTAAGTTGCTACATAAATCCAGATAACCCTCAAGAAGTTATTCTCGATCGTAGTCTTCGCCTCAAAATGTTGCTCTTTATGATTCCCTTTGGTTTAGTTTTTGCTCTTGTGGGTGGTGGCATAATTTGTGCTGCGATTTTCTCTGGGAAAAAAAGTAAGAAAGAGCAATTATTAGCCGCACAATTCCCCGACGAACCCTGGAAAAAGAATAAAAAATGGCATAGCTCCATTATTTTGGCTGATAGTTCATCTGGTGTATGGGTCTTATTTTGCATAGCAGTCTTCATGAATCTTTTTATGATGCCTTTTTGGGCAGGTATACTCAATTCAGATAAAAAAGTTCCTTGGTTTGCCTACGGGATTATCGGACTTTTTCAGTTAATTGCCTTTGGCCTAGTAGGCACTTTTATTTACCATTTCATAAGAAATAAAAAGTATGGTAAAGTGAATTTTCACATGGAAACTTACCCAGGAGTCATTGGAGGTGCATGCAAAGGCCTCATCAAAATACCTATGGAAGTCCAAGCAATGGATGGCTTTAAAATCACTTTGAAAAATATTCATCAGTACACGACGGGATCAGGAAAAAATAGAAGCACACATAAAGACGTCTTATGGGAAGATAGCAAAATCATAAAAGCTAATAATAACACAAATAGCTACTTTAGTACGGAACTTCCCGTTGAATTTGAAATCCCTAGTGGTGGACGAATATCTCAATCCGATGGCGATACAAAATATTGGGAACTGAAGGCGACGGCAGATACTCCTGGGGTAGATTTCTCAGAAGAATTTAAAATTCCTGTTTATGTAACTGAAGAATCTGAAGATCGACCTGTAGAAGTGTTTGAAGAAAAGAGATTAGCTGAATCAGATTATGATTTGGAGACTAATTTAAAAAAGAATAAAATAAAGATGCAGTCGATGACTCAAGGCCTGCTTATCTCAATCCCCGCCATGCGCAGTTTGAGTGCAGTATTTTTCAGTTTCATTTTTCTGTGTGGCACGGGCACGGGAATGGCTTACGCGATTAAATCTAATGAGTATTTCGTCATGTTTATCGTAGGTATATTTTTTATGGTGTCACTTTTTATCTTTTACTTTTCTACCTTCGTAAGAAGAGAGTTAGCCTTAAAAGGCGAGAAGTTAATGATCAAACAAACTCACCCCCTGGGAACTAAACTCATTGAGTGTACAAGAGATGAGGTGAAATTGGATGTGGCCTGTAGTATGGAAACTAATGGTAAGCCGAGTGCGTGGCGACTTTCTGTAAAAGCTAAAGGAAAAAAACTAACTGTAGTAGGCAACTGTAAAGATCAAGATTTACTCAAGGCTCTAAAATACAAAATACTTAAACACAATAAAGCCCCAGAAAATACTGAGGCTCTATAA
- a CDS encoding hsp70 family protein: protein MSSRFIVGIDLGTTNCALSYVDLETSTEPQLFEVEQVTAYGEKHQQYNLPSFLYRCEENEQAQLALTWDKKPQYVCGEYARRFGGAKSDRFIHSAKSWLVHKAVDREQAILPWGIEEEHKISPVAASSFYLKHLREAWNKSFGQTKDKEGSPCILEDQELVITVPASFDEVARELSLKAAFNAGFKKVTLLEEPLAAFYSWLQVNKEWQDTLKNGERVLIVDIGGGTSDFSMIEVSDDGALRRTSVGPHLLLGGDNIDRTIAFEAQKRANRKFNNREMSSLIQEARRAKEKVLSDEQVNEINLSVHSGGSSLLKGMSLIKFNRQEILDIIHQGFFPSIQIDAAEPDRKVGLRTLDLPYERDPAITSHLLSFLRRDAQISTLSEIKFPEHILFNGGTMIPLSFRDQVINQINSWSGQSINALNSKGLDIAVAHGASSYGLSRSGLGTQVKGGIARSYFLKIDSQEGSKFICIMPRDTEEHSIQVCDKIFTLKTNSIISFPLYSSETRLLDKTGDILNSDAEDISVLSPLSTSISHGKKVQDIRVKLKSSVNESNSLEVWLEALDTDHQWQLRFDLRQLHEQENSDDQEETITVNERLLQKASESINSAFVKNDAKALNSLMKNLENDLELKRKEWSVVLCRRLADLLLELDIELIRKNAATEARYYNILGFMMRPGFGNSHDQFRVNKLWPFWFKGVQNKTDIPSQVEWWTLWRRCSGALSRGRQEQMAHKIHGELSSKKSLNPQLSRELKRCLGALELSPIKFRKKVLSEFMERATRLDEVELWMIARMAARRPVYAPLDLVLPAKSISSLATLIMQTNPKKLTNMHFLCISRIMSLTANHALDMPEKNRIEASKFLSKNNAAKHFIQQVNELVEEDVASQSLVLGDSIPIGLKLHKD, encoded by the coding sequence ATGAGCAGTCGTTTCATTGTAGGAATTGATCTAGGCACTACTAATTGTGCCTTGTCTTATGTTGATTTAGAGACCTCAACCGAGCCCCAGCTCTTTGAAGTTGAACAAGTCACTGCTTATGGTGAAAAACACCAGCAGTATAACTTACCAAGTTTTCTTTATCGCTGTGAAGAAAATGAGCAGGCTCAATTAGCCTTAACTTGGGACAAGAAACCCCAATACGTCTGTGGTGAATACGCTCGTCGCTTTGGCGGCGCAAAATCAGATCGCTTCATTCATTCAGCTAAATCATGGCTCGTTCACAAAGCCGTTGATCGCGAACAAGCGATCCTCCCCTGGGGAATTGAAGAAGAGCATAAAATTAGTCCGGTTGCCGCTTCTTCTTTCTACCTCAAGCATTTACGTGAAGCCTGGAATAAAAGCTTTGGTCAAACAAAAGATAAAGAGGGTTCGCCCTGTATTCTAGAAGACCAAGAGTTAGTAATCACTGTGCCTGCTTCTTTTGATGAGGTTGCCCGTGAATTAAGTTTAAAAGCCGCCTTTAATGCCGGCTTTAAAAAAGTAACTCTGCTCGAAGAACCCTTAGCCGCCTTTTATTCTTGGCTACAAGTTAATAAAGAATGGCAAGACACTTTAAAGAATGGTGAACGCGTCCTCATCGTTGATATTGGCGGTGGCACAAGCGATTTCTCCATGATCGAAGTCAGTGATGATGGTGCACTTAGAAGAACTAGTGTAGGACCCCACCTGCTTTTAGGTGGTGATAATATTGATAGAACTATTGCTTTTGAAGCCCAAAAACGCGCCAATCGCAAATTCAATAATCGTGAAATGAGTTCACTTATTCAAGAAGCTCGTCGCGCCAAAGAAAAAGTCCTGAGCGATGAACAAGTCAATGAAATTAATTTATCGGTTCATTCTGGCGGAAGTTCTTTACTCAAAGGCATGTCCCTAATAAAATTTAATCGCCAAGAAATTCTCGATATTATTCACCAAGGATTTTTTCCGAGTATTCAAATTGACGCCGCAGAACCCGATCGTAAAGTCGGTTTGCGTACCTTAGACCTCCCTTATGAAAGAGATCCCGCTATCACCAGTCACCTACTCTCTTTCTTACGTAGAGACGCTCAAATATCTACTCTGAGTGAAATTAAATTCCCTGAGCATATTTTATTCAATGGTGGCACCATGATTCCTCTGAGTTTCAGAGATCAAGTCATCAATCAAATCAATTCTTGGTCGGGTCAAAGCATTAATGCATTAAACTCTAAGGGTCTCGATATTGCCGTGGCTCATGGTGCGAGTTCTTATGGTTTAAGTCGAAGTGGCTTAGGTACTCAAGTCAAAGGTGGTATTGCACGTTCTTATTTCCTCAAAATCGATAGTCAAGAGGGATCCAAATTCATTTGTATCATGCCTCGCGATACCGAAGAGCATAGTATTCAAGTATGTGACAAGATCTTCACTTTAAAAACTAATAGCATCATTAGCTTTCCACTGTATAGCTCCGAGACTCGCTTGTTAGATAAAACGGGTGATATACTCAATAGCGATGCAGAAGACATTTCAGTTCTTTCACCACTTAGCACATCCATTTCTCACGGTAAAAAAGTTCAAGATATTCGCGTTAAACTCAAATCCTCCGTGAATGAAAGCAATTCTTTAGAAGTGTGGCTAGAGGCTTTGGATACTGATCATCAGTGGCAGCTGCGTTTTGATTTACGTCAGCTTCATGAGCAAGAGAATTCAGATGATCAAGAAGAGACGATCACAGTGAATGAAAGACTCCTTCAAAAAGCGAGTGAATCAATCAATTCTGCCTTTGTGAAAAACGATGCAAAAGCCCTCAATTCACTGATGAAAAATCTAGAAAATGACTTGGAGCTCAAAAGAAAAGAATGGTCTGTGGTTCTTTGTCGCCGACTCGCTGATTTATTGCTTGAATTAGATATTGAACTCATTCGCAAGAACGCTGCTACCGAAGCCCGTTATTATAATATCTTAGGCTTTATGATGCGACCTGGCTTTGGTAATTCCCATGATCAGTTCCGCGTTAACAAACTTTGGCCCTTCTGGTTTAAAGGCGTTCAAAATAAAACTGATATCCCAAGCCAAGTCGAATGGTGGACCCTATGGCGTCGCTGCTCTGGTGCCTTAAGCCGTGGTAGACAGGAACAAATGGCACATAAAATTCATGGTGAACTCAGCTCTAAAAAAAGTCTTAACCCACAATTATCTCGAGAACTCAAGCGTTGCTTAGGTGCTTTAGAATTGAGTCCCATTAAGTTTCGCAAAAAAGTTTTAAGTGAATTCATGGAGCGAGCCACACGTTTGGATGAAGTTGAGCTCTGGATGATTGCCCGCATGGCGGCTCGTCGTCCAGTCTATGCCCCTTTAGACTTAGTCTTACCGGCTAAAAGCATTAGTTCTTTGGCTACACTCATCATGCAAACCAATCCTAAAAAGCTAACTAATATGCATTTTTTATGTATTAGTCGCATCATGAGTTTAACCGCTAATCATGCCTTAGATATGCCTGAGAAAAATAGAATTGAAGCCTCCAAGTTTCTAAGTAAGAACAATGCGGCAAAACATTTCATTCAACAAGTCAATGAGCTCGTCGAAGAAGATGTCGCCAGCCAGAGCCTAGTACTAGGAGATAGTATTCCCATAGGATTGAAGTTACACAAGGATTGA